One window of the Trifolium pratense cultivar HEN17-A07 linkage group LG2, ARS_RC_1.1, whole genome shotgun sequence genome contains the following:
- the LOC123904345 gene encoding LOW QUALITY PROTEIN: putative UDP-rhamnose:rhamnosyltransferase 1 (The sequence of the model RefSeq protein was modified relative to this genomic sequence to represent the inferred CDS: substituted 2 bases at 2 genomic stop codons), protein MEVYPKNFHIAVFPWLAFGHISPFFELAKLIAQKGHKISFISTPRNMKRLSKLPQNLQPLVNLIELPLPHIENLPKNAEATMDIPTHIVPYLKKAFDSLQQPLIEFLEKSKPDCFIYDFAPYWLPPILSKLGILSIFFSIYSAFGMSFAVEFIRGRKSNDDDSILSAVHYEQNESGVSDKLRVKETCFGADFIAIRSCMDGDXRXVYLESLENLSKKKVIPVGLLPPSLQFSEDKKDENCYTIFKWLDKQEKKSVIYVAFGSEVTLSDEEFFEIAKGLELSSFPFLWIVKNQVKHDWLVENQLNKNGSPQLRILAHESIGGFLTHCGWSSVIESLKFGCPLIRLPFENEECYLISLKRCIIFSFYGS, encoded by the exons ATGGAAGTTTATCCTAAGAATTTTCACATTGCAGTTTTTCCATGGCTTGCTTTTGGTCACATAAGTCCATTCTTTGAGCTTGCTAAACTTATAGCTCAAAAGGGTCACAAAATTTCCTTTATTTCAACACCTAGAAACATGAAACGTCTCTCTAAACTACCTCAAAATTTACAACCTTTGGTAAACTTGATAGAACTTCCACTTCCTCATATAGAAAATCTCCCTAAGAATGCAGAAGCCACTATGGACATTCCAACACACATTGTTCCATATCTCAAGAAAGCATTTGATAGTCTTCAACAACCTTTGATTGAATTTTTGGAAAAATCCAAACCTGATTGCTTCATATATGACTTTGCACCTTATTGGTTACCACCAATATTATCAAAGCTTGGCATCTTAAGtatatttttctcaatttatAGTGCATTTGGTATGTCTTTTGCAGTGGAATTCATACGTGGAAGAAAGTCAAATGATGATGACAGTATTCTTTCTGCTGTACACTATGAACAAAATGAATCTGGTGTTTCAGATAAGCTCAGAGTCAAAGAAACCTGTTTTGGTGCTGATTTTATTGCTATAAGAAGTTGCATGGATGGAGATTGAAGGTAAGTATATCTTGAATCACTTGAAAATTTGAGCAAGAAAAAAGTTATTCCAGTTGGATTATTGCCACCTTCACTACAATTCAGTGAAGACAAAAAGGATGAGAATTGCTATACAATCTTTAAGTGGTTGGATAAAcag GAAAAAAAGTCGGTGATTTATGTTGCATTTGGAAGTGAAGTGACATTAAGTGATGAAGAATTTTTTGAGATAGCTAAAGGATTAGAGTTATCTAGTTTTCCTTTTCTTTGGATTGTGAAAAACCAAGTTAAACATGATTGGCTTGTTGAGAATCAATTAAATAAGAATGGATCACCACAGTTGAGAATCTTAGCACATGAGTCAATTGGAGGATTTTTAACACACTGTGGTTGGAGTTCAGTGATAGAGAGTCTTAAATTTGGATGTCCACTTATTAGGTTACCATTTGAAAATGAAGAATGTtatctcataagtttgaagagatgcatcatattttctttttatggatcGTAG